In Kutzneria kofuensis, the DNA window CGGGGTGGTGGAGCCCTGGGCGACGGTGACGACCTCGGAGTTGCAGACGTCGCAGGTGGCGACCACGCCATGACTCTGCAGCAGGGTGCCGGCCTGCACCTGGTGATGCAGCGCGGTGGTATCGGGGTAAACGGACACAAGCGACGACGACAGCACCAGCGCCGCGACCATCCCGGCAAACACTGTGACCTCCCGAGCACTCTGCGTCACCTCAGTGTCGTGACAACTACCGGACTCCGCGCTTCCAGTTCACGGATGTATCCGATACATTCATGTATCAGATGGACACCACACCGAAGCGGGTCACCAAGCGCCGGGGCGAGACGCGCCAGCGGCTGCTCGACGCCGCCCTCCAGGTGTTCGCGGAGCAGGGCTTCGGCCGCTCGACGGTGGAACAGGTGTGCGAGCGGGCCGGCTACACCAGGGGCGCCTTCTACTCGAACTTCGCGTCGCTGGACGACCTGTTCCTGGCGATGTGGGAGCAGCGGTCGACCGAGCTGGTCGACGGGCTGCGGCAGGCGCTGGCCGACATGGAGGCCAAGAGCGTCAAGGACGTCCGCGGCGTGGTGGAGCTGGTGACACCGGCGGTGCGGGTCGACGACAGCTGGTACCGCGTCACGGCCGAGTTCACGGCCCACGCGCTGCGCAACCCCGGCCTGCGCCGGGTGATGAAAACACGGGAAGAGGCCATCGCCGGGGCGATCACGCCGGTGGTCTCCGCGCTGCTGCGAAGGATCGGGCGAGAAACACCCGATCAGGTGGCGTTGGGGCAGGCGCTGGTGGCCGTGCACGACGGCACCGCGGTGCAGTGCCTGCTGGAACCGGACAACCCCGCCGTGTGGCGGCGCCGCGCCGACCTGTTCGAACGGGTCCTGACGGCCTACAGCATCGAAACCGGAGGACGGTCATGACATTCGAGGCCGACGTCATCGTGGTCGGCGCGGGACTCGCCGGCCTGGTCGCCACGCACGAGCTGGTCAAGGCCGGCCGCAAGGTGCTGGTGCTGGACCAGGAGAACCGGAACAACCTGGGCGGCCAGGCCTTCTGGTCGCTGGGCGGCCTGTTCCTGGTGGACAGCCCGGAGCAGCGCCGGCTGGGCGTCAAGGACTCCTACGAGCTGGCCTGGCAGGACTGGCAGGGCTCGGCCGGCTTCGACCGCGACCAGGAGGACCACTGGGGCCGGCAGTGGGCGCAGGCGTACGTGAAGTTCGCGGCCACGGAGAAGCGCCAGTACCTGAGCGAGCTGGGCCTGCGGGTCACGCCGCTGGTGGGCTGGGCGGAGCGCGGCGGCGGGCTCGCCGACGGCCACGGCAACTCGGTCCCCCGCTTCCACCTGACCTGGGGCACCGGGCCGGAGGTGGTGCGGGTGTTCCTGGAACCCGTGCTGGAGGGGGAGAAGCGCGGGCTGGTGGAGTTCGCGTTCCGGCACCGGGTGGACGACATCGTCGTCGAGGACGGCGTGGCGGTCGGCGTGCGGGGCGCGGTGCTGGAGCCGACGGACCTGGAGCGCGGCAAGGCGTCCTCGCGGACCGAGGTGGGCGAGTTCGAGCTGCGCGCCAAGGCGGTCATCGTGGCGTCCGGCGGCATCGGGCACAACCACGAGCTGATCCGCCGGAACTGGCCGACGGACCGGCTCGGGCCGTGCCCGCAGACGATGATCTCCGGCGTGCCGGCGCACGTGGACGGGCGGATGATCGCCATCACCGAGTCGGCCGGCGGCAACATCGTCAACCGCGACCGGATGTGGCACTACACCGAGGGCATCAACAACTGGGACCCGATCTGGCCCGACCACGCCATCCGGATCATCCCCGGCCCGTCCTCGATGTGGTTCGACGCCACCGGCAAGCGGCTGCCCTCCCCCAACTTCCCGGGCTTCGACACCAACGGCACGATGAAGGCGATCCTGGCCACCGGCCACGACTACTCGTGGTTCGTGCTGACACAGTCGATCATCGAGAAGGAGTTCGCGCTGTCGGGTTCGGAGCAGAACCCGGACATCACCGGCAAGGACATCAAGCTGACCCTGACCGGCCGGCTGGGCAAGGGCGCGCCGGGCCCGGTGGAGGCGTTCAAGCAGCACGGCGTCGACTTCGTCGTCGCCGACAACCTGCAGGAACTGGTGGCGGGCATGAACAAGCTGTCCCGCGGCCCGCAGCTGTCCTACGACGACATGCTGCGCCAGATCCGTGCCCGCGACCAGGAGCTCCGCAACCCGTACACCAAGGACCTGCAGCTGATGGCCATCGCCAACGCGCGGCACTACCTCGGCGACAAGGTGTCCCGGGTGGCCAAGCCGCACCGCATCCTGGACCCGGCGCACGGCCCGCTGATCGCCGTCCGGCTGAACATCCTGACCCGCAAGACGCTCGGCGGCGTGCAGACCAACCTCGACTCGCAGGTGATGCGGCCGGACGGCGAGGCGTTCCCCGGCCTGTACGCGGCGGGCGAGGTCGCCGGCTTCGGCGGCGGCGGCGTGCACGGCTACAACGCGCTGGAGGGAACGTTCCTCGGCGGCTGCATCTTCTCCGGGCGGGCGGCGGGACGAGCGCTGGCCAAGAAGCTGTGAAGGCAAGAAGGCGGGCGGCCGCGAGGCCGCCCGCCCTCATTCACCAGTGAATCAGAAGCCGGCGAGGCCGTTGGGCACGCCGACGCCGGTCGGGCCGTCCCAGCCCTTGCCGGCGAAGCACAGCGCCGCCTCGGCAGCGGTGCAGGAGTGCGCGGGGGCGTTCTGGCCGAACTCGACGTCGGTGTCGGTCGGGTAGCCGTAGCTCATGCTGACCGCGGTCGTGCCCAGCTTCGCGGCGGTGCCCACCGCGGTGCCGAAGTCGGCCATGGCGGCGTCCAGATGCGCCTTGTCGCCGTAGAAGCCGTCCAGGAGCGGCAGCTGGAGTTCGATCAGCTTGCACGAGGGGCAGGCCGCCGAGGCCATGTCCATGTCCAGCGCGGTCTCCACGCTGATCGACTGCTCGGCCGGCTGGAGTTCGGGGTCGGTGGTCGGCGTCTGCGGCGCGCCGCCGTCCAGGCCGGCGACCGTCAGGCAGCGCGCAACGACTGGATCTGCGGCGTGACGGCGTGCGGATCGCCGGCCGCCTGCGCGACCGGGGCGAATGCGGTCAGGGCGGCGACAACGGCCGCGCCGACGGTGAGCAAGGTATTTCTGACGAACGATCCCGACACAGGTCCTCCACGAAAGGAATTACGGGAACCAACGCCAGGAGCGTAACCACACACACCGTGACCCGAGCGGACCACAACGAAAGGATTACCGGTCACGGCAGGTGATTTCATTTCAGGTCATGAGACCACATTTACCGCCGATAATGGCGGGCGACCACGGGCCGCCCGCCATCATTCATTTATGAATCAGAACCCGGCGAGGCCGTTGGGCACGCCGACCCCGGTCGGCGCGTCCCAGCCCTTCTGCGCCGAGCACAGGGCGGGCGTGGCGGTCGGGCAGACGTGCGCCGGGGCGTTCTGGCCCAGCGTCACGTCGGTGAAGGCGCCCTTGGGCGCGGTGTACAGCGTGTTCGGGCCCATCACCTGCGAGGTGTGGCCGCCGCGGGCGTACAGGCCGGCGACGAACGGCGACGAGGCGCTGGTGCCGCCCACGAGGATCCAGTTGTACGGCGCGCCGCTGAACGGCGAGTACGTGTCGAAGACGGCGACGCCCGTGTTCGGGTCGGCGACCGCGGACACGTCCGAGGAGGCGCGGTGGCCGCCGCAGTTGGCGCTGACGGCCGGCGGGGCGCCGATCGCGGCGGGCAGGTCGGTCTCGCAGCCGCTGCCGGCGCCGCCCCAGACCACATCGGTGTAGCCGTCGCCGTTCTGGAACAGCGAGGTGCCGCCGACGGACACCACCCACGGCAGGTTCTGCGGCCAGCCGGTGTGCACGTTGCCCTCGTAGCCGCTGTCGCCGGAGGACGCCAGCACGGCCATACCGGGGTGGAACAGGTCGCGGCCGGCCTGCCCGAACTCGACGTCGGTGTCGCTCGGGTACTGGTAGCTCATGCTGACCGCGGAGGCGCCCAGCTTGGCCGCGGTGTTCACGGCGTCGCCGAAGTCGGCCATCGCCGCGTCGACGTGCTCCTTGGTGCCGTTGAGCGCGTCGCCGATGGGCAGCTGCAGCTCGATCAGCTTGCACGAGGGGCAGGCCGCCGAGGCCATGTCCATGTCGAGCGCGGTCTCGACGCCGACCTCTTCCTCGTAGTACGTGTTCGGGAAGTCGGTGGCCGGCGGCAGCGCCGGGCCGCCGTGCTGGTCGGCGATGGTCAGGCAGCCGCTGGCCACGGTGCAGGCCGGCAGGCCGTACTGGGCCCGGTAGGCGTTGACGTCGGCTTCCAGGTTCGGATAGGCGCCGGCGTCGATGATCGCGATCGTGCCCTGGGCGCCGGTCGCGGCGGCGGGCAGGTGGTAGGCGGCGGCGAGGTCGTCGGCGCCGTAACCGGCCGGAACCGTGGTCGACAGGGGTGTTTTCGACCCGGGTGCGGCGGTGACGAGCTTCGACTGGCAGAAGGCGCAGGGCGCGAGCGTGCCGTGCGACTTCAGCAGGGTTCCGTTGTGGACCTGGGCCCGGAGGGACTGGACCTGCGGCGTGACGACGTGCGGATCACCGGCCGCCTGCGCGACCTGGCCGAATGCGGACGGCACGAATGCGGTGAGCGCGGCGACCACCGCCGCGCCGACGCCGAGCAGGGTTGATCTGACGAACGTTCCCGACACTTGTCCTCCTGAAATGGAAGAACGCGTCCAACATCGGGAGCGTACCCACGCAATTCCACGGTTGACCTATATCAACTATTCACGGAATTCTCTTGTGAATAATTCGTCCAAGTGGCCCACGACGACTGTCGTGAATCGCCTACGACTGTCCTGAACAAGACAGTGAAGGCATAAGGAACCAGATCCGAACCACGTCTCCACAACCACGGAATGCCCTTGAGCACGAGCCACGCCACGTGCTGCCACGGGGCGATCGCGGCGCCGCCGGCGCACTCCATGCTCACCGGTGCTTCGACGACGCAGCCGGCCAGCTCGAGTTCGTCGGCGAAGCCCTGGGCGAGCATCCGGTGCCCCAGTTCGGACGGGTGCAGCCGGTCCACGCTCCACGCCGCCAGGTCGTAGGCGCCGGGCAGCGAGTCCAGGTCGACGCAGCCGATGCCGCGGGCCACCACGACGGACGTGATCACGGCGTTGAGCTCGTCCACCCGGCGGCGCAGCGCGCGACGCAGCGGCGCCGGCAGCCGGAACACTCGGGCGTGGTCGTGGTAGCTGGCCAGCACCACCACCGCGCCGACGTCGAGCACCTTGCCCACCACGTGGTCGAGGTCGGCGCGCAGTCGCGCCGGATCGAAGTCCGAGCGCATCGTGTCGTTCATGCCGGCGACGATCACCACCGCGTCCGGCCGCAGCGCCGCCGCCATCGGCAACTGCTCGTGCCGCACCGTGCCGATCCGGGCCCCGGTGCGGGACAGGTTCGTCAGGTCGCAGCCGCCGAGCGCGTCGGCCAGCAGCGGGCCGAAGCCACGCCAGCCGCCGCCGGGCAGCGGATCACCGAGTCCGACGCTGGTGGAATCCCCGAGCACCACGAGCCGTCCGACCGCACGCCGGGCGGGCACGCTCTCCGACATCGCCTGAACCGTCACCCGTCCACGATCACCCGCGGACAATCACTCCCGGTGATGGCCGGGTGGCGGGCCGGGGACGGGTGGGCGAACAGTGCTGTTTGGCGCGCGGCTCGGCCCCTTCGGGGCCTCGCGCCTCCTGGGTACCGGCGAGGGTCGGTCAGCTGAACGCGGGGAACAGCGGGAGATGCACCGCCTCCGCGCCGTACTGCTCGGCGATCGCGGCGGCGACCTGGTCGGCGTGCTCGGCGACCGCCGGCGCCTTCAACCGCCCGGCGTCGTCGCGCAGCCGCTGCCACCGGGCGTGCAGCGCGCTGCTGCGCCGGGGCGAAGCCAACCGGTTGGTGATCGGCCCGTCCGGCACGCCCGGCCGCGGCAGGTACATCCACGTGGACAGCCACACCCACAGCAGCTGGCCGTGCAGCAGCTTGGGCATCAGCACCTCGTCGTCGTCCAGATCGGGGAAGACGGGGCTGACCTCGGCCCGCCAGGCCGCGACCATCGCCTCGGTCATGCCGTTGGGCAGCCGGAACGAGCAGCCGCACAGCGGGAACGGGATGCGCAGCGCGGCGGCGTCCAGGGCGACGTCACGCACGCAGCCGCCCTCGAAGTCCAGCACCCGCAAGCCCTTGCCGGTGATGAGGTTGTTGTCGGCGCACGCATCGGACGGGCTGAACGCCCGGTGCTGGGTGCTGGTCAGCAGCCGACCGCCCTCACGGGCGTGCCCGAGCGCCTCGGCGCCGATGGTCACGCCGAGCAACGTCTCCAGCATCTCCGGCAGCTCGGCCAGCGCCACCTTCGCCTTGCGCGCCAGCGGATCCTGCCCCGGGCGGCCGCCGAGCCGCCGGGTCAGCGCGTCGAAGTCGGCCTCGCGGCCGGCGG includes these proteins:
- a CDS encoding S53 family peptidase, giving the protein MSGTFVRSTLLGVGAAVVAALTAFVPSAFGQVAQAAGDPHVVTPQVQSLRAQVHNGTLLKSHGTLAPCAFCQSKLVTAAPGSKTPLSTTVPAGYGADDLAAAYHLPAAATGAQGTIAIIDAGAYPNLEADVNAYRAQYGLPACTVASGCLTIADQHGGPALPPATDFPNTYYEEEVGVETALDMDMASAACPSCKLIELQLPIGDALNGTKEHVDAAMADFGDAVNTAAKLGASAVSMSYQYPSDTDVEFGQAGRDLFHPGMAVLASSGDSGYEGNVHTGWPQNLPWVVSVGGTSLFQNGDGYTDVVWGGAGSGCETDLPAAIGAPPAVSANCGGHRASSDVSAVADPNTGVAVFDTYSPFSGAPYNWILVGGTSASSPFVAGLYARGGHTSQVMGPNTLYTAPKGAFTDVTLGQNAPAHVCPTATPALCSAQKGWDAPTGVGVPNGLAGF
- a CDS encoding FAD-binding dehydrogenase produces the protein MTFEADVIVVGAGLAGLVATHELVKAGRKVLVLDQENRNNLGGQAFWSLGGLFLVDSPEQRRLGVKDSYELAWQDWQGSAGFDRDQEDHWGRQWAQAYVKFAATEKRQYLSELGLRVTPLVGWAERGGGLADGHGNSVPRFHLTWGTGPEVVRVFLEPVLEGEKRGLVEFAFRHRVDDIVVEDGVAVGVRGAVLEPTDLERGKASSRTEVGEFELRAKAVIVASGGIGHNHELIRRNWPTDRLGPCPQTMISGVPAHVDGRMIAITESAGGNIVNRDRMWHYTEGINNWDPIWPDHAIRIIPGPSSMWFDATGKRLPSPNFPGFDTNGTMKAILATGHDYSWFVLTQSIIEKEFALSGSEQNPDITGKDIKLTLTGRLGKGAPGPVEAFKQHGVDFVVADNLQELVAGMNKLSRGPQLSYDDMLRQIRARDQELRNPYTKDLQLMAIANARHYLGDKVSRVAKPHRILDPAHGPLIAVRLNILTRKTLGGVQTNLDSQVMRPDGEAFPGLYAAGEVAGFGGGGVHGYNALEGTFLGGCIFSGRAAGRALAKKL
- a CDS encoding SGNH/GDSL hydrolase family protein, which encodes MTVQAMSESVPARRAVGRLVVLGDSTSVGLGDPLPGGGWRGFGPLLADALGGCDLTNLSRTGARIGTVRHEQLPMAAALRPDAVVIVAGMNDTMRSDFDPARLRADLDHVVGKVLDVGAVVVLASYHDHARVFRLPAPLRRALRRRVDELNAVITSVVVARGIGCVDLDSLPGAYDLAAWSVDRLHPSELGHRMLAQGFADELELAGCVVEAPVSMECAGGAAIAPWQHVAWLVLKGIPWLWRRGSDLVPYAFTVLFRTVVGDSRQSSWATWTNYSQENSVNS
- a CDS encoding TetR/AcrR family transcriptional regulator, giving the protein MDTTPKRVTKRRGETRQRLLDAALQVFAEQGFGRSTVEQVCERAGYTRGAFYSNFASLDDLFLAMWEQRSTELVDGLRQALADMEAKSVKDVRGVVELVTPAVRVDDSWYRVTAEFTAHALRNPGLRRVMKTREEAIAGAITPVVSALLRRIGRETPDQVALGQALVAVHDGTAVQCLLEPDNPAVWRRRADLFERVLTAYSIETGGRS